The region ACCAGAGATTTTTAAGGGATGAAGCAAAGGTGACTGTAAATGGAATCCTGCTTGTCTGTCCATTTTCCCTGGAAACTGCTGGTCCTAAGTCACCAAGCTGTGATTTTCAGTGACATGGCAGCTCCAACACTGGGGTGTTGTTTGTGTTGAGAACCCAAAATGCAATGCTTCATTTCAAAGCAGTAACAGACTCTTTCATTCATAAGCCTTTAATCGATGAATGGTTTATGTTTGATGAAGTATCTCTTGATCGGAGGCATTGGCCTCCTGCTTTGGCCGCCCCTCGTCCCTCTGGGACGGAACAGGGGTGTAAAGGGCACAGTCTGCTTCCCCAGGAAGACAGGGATTAGGGACGGAGGCTGGAGTTCTTTTTACCTCCATGAGCGGTTTCCAAAGTGGCTTCCTTGAGATGGACCTCGAGGCTGAGTTTCTCCAGATGAACTGAGTGTTTCCTTTAAAAGTCATCTGAAGACTGCTCTTAGAGCCGGGTGACGTGCATGCAGTTTGACAGCTGGAAGAGTAGGCGTGGCTCCCTCGTGCATCCAGAAATGAGAACGGGGACCACGAAACTTGAGTCATTCTGAAACCCCTTGTCTTGGACGGCTGGGCTGTCTGATCCGGAGCTCTTCCTTGTTTGTTAAAAGTTCCCCTCTGAGAGCCCGTGCACCCCACATGGCACCAGCGTGGCGGCAGTGGCCTCCGCTGACCCAGCGTTTGCTCACGCGATGGCCGCTTTGCCGCACGGAACTGGCAGAGGCTTCTGTCCGCGTGCTTCTCTGATGGCGCTCTCTCTCTCTAGGATCGGGGTTGGCTGGGAAAGAGAACATGTGTTTACACTGTAATTTGTGTTGTATGGTCAACCACATCATGGGGTCCCTTCAATTTTCTCAATGGTCTTTTAGGAAGAGCCAATGAAGTGGAGGTGAAAAATGAAATGGTGGAGCATGAGGGGAAAAGAGAAATCTTGCAGAACTCTGAGCAAAGACAGCACAAAGAGGACCCGGGAGAGAACTGTGTGGACACAGAGGTGTTACATCCTGGTGACAATGCCGAGGACCAGAAAACCTCTGAAGACAGTGCCCCCGCCCCAGGAACTTTAGTCAGATCCGAGAATGAGGAACAGGTTCAAAGCCAAATTCTAGAaaattctgtttccttccctGCAGACACCCAGCAGGTTGAGTCAAGTGAGGTCATAAACAGTGAACTAGTTGGTGAAATCCCAGATCCTGGGATTGGGCGGGGCAGTGGTAATGCTTTGGATATCGAAAATCAAAGGGAAGAATGTgctgaagaacaggaaaaaggaaaacaggaagattTGAAGACCAACTTGGGAGAGATGAGCACAAAACCATGTCAGGAGTCTGCTCCTCCGCAGATCTCTGAGGCTGAACGGGAGAGCAGTGCAGACCCTAGCAAGCAGAGTGGGAGCCCCACAAAGGCTGAGCCAGAGGCAGGGCTCACGGGGCTGGGGGAGCAGGGGGGCAGCACAGCCTCAGGTCCTCTAAGTGGTAGTGAGGACCCAGGGAGTCACCATGAAACATGCCTGGTAGATGCCCTGGAGGGGCCAGACCCCAGCGCAGGGCAGGATGTAGAGGAGGAACTCGCTAGCCAGGAGGTAGCTGAGCCCAGGGAGGCCCCAGCTCAGAGCACAGAGGCAGGTGGGGAGAACGAGGGGGAGGAGGATGAAGGAAGGAACTCAAGGGAGGTGAAGCCAACTGAGCTAGGGGGCCAAACCAGCCCTCGTTCTCCCGAAGCCGAAAGCAGTCCTCAGGAGGTGACGGACCCAAGGGTGGAAGATGCTGAAAGTGAACCCCTGGATGCGAAAGACCCCAATGAGGAGAATGACCAACAGGGAGAGGCATTGGATTTGTCGCAAAAGAAGACgaagagcaagaaaaagaaaaacaagaagaaaaaatcaCTGGCACCCGCAGAGATCAAAGATGTTCAGAGAGAGTTAACATTTCAGAACCCAgatttaagtgaagtgaaagaagaGCAGGGAAAAGTCACTAATGAAAAACCGGTTGTAGATGCCCAAAACGAGGTTAGTAAAACCCCAAAACAGAACAGTGTAGCAGAGGGCAGTGAAAATAGTGATGGTCCAGAAAATCCTGAAATTGAATTGGATGGAAAACTTAACCAAGACGATGCTGCTGTAAACACTAAGGCTGATGGAGACACATTGGATTTTGAAGATAATTTGATTCAGTCGTCAGGCACCAGTAATAAAGAATTAGACGAAGGTGCTGTAAAAGATGAGGCTGAGGAAGATGGCAGGGCTCCCAGTGGTCCTCCAGGTCCAGAAAATATAGAGGTGCCCAGCTGTGCCCTGCTCGAAGATGGAAGTCCTGCAAAGGACACTAACCATGCCTCCCAAACAGAAGGCACAGAAGGGCATGTGATGTCAGAAAGTCTAGATCAGACAGGCAGAGAGTTTTCAGACAGTGCGCATCTAGAAAACGATGGCCTGGCAGCAACAGATGAGGCGGGGGACTTTAattcagaaagcaaggaagagaaGACAGGTGGGACCGGGAAGGGCAGAAGCAAAGAGGACTGCACCATGTCGTAggttggggcagggtcctggggaGCGCCCAGGGCTGCACAGCAAGTCCGCTGGGAGAGACTCAGAGAATGTTCTAGATCAGTACAGATGCCCCGAAGGACAGTCGACCACCAGGTTATGTACTCCTTCAAGCTACATAGACTGTTACCTGTAGATTTCTGTTTCATCATTAAAGTTATCACCCTGATGGGAAGGACTCTTCTGTTATCAGAGTAAGTTCTCATGGGGAGCATTCCAAAAGTATCAGGCAGCGATGTATACTGTTTTGTTTCTGCTTAAAATCAAAATCCAAACATTTAGCTTTTGCCTTAAGCTGATTTGAATGTGCATATTCTTGACCAAATGTATCAGCATCTAACTGAAAGGACCAAATAGTATCCTGAGATTTCCACATTATAATTTAAGTGGTCTCATTTAAACATATGTGCGTTCATGTTTGATTTtcatatgtataatataacctgtatggtattttatttaaaaagacataaacagCAAAGCAGTGTATAGGTCACTGAGTCATGAGATTTGCACCTTAGGACAATAATTTATCACATGAGGGATAGCAAATAGCTTACTTGCCTTTACCTCGTAAAAGTATCTTATCTCAGACCAATACTTTTCCATCTCATTCTTGAGGATACCTGAATTTATTTTGTAGGAGATTTTGACTTTGTGCCAATTATGTACCAAAGTTATTTTATGCAAAGACTTTTTTTGTTCTGAAAGAGATATATGTTGTAATTGCATTTCCTACTGCAGGATTTGGGCAGGGAGAatcatttctgaaatttatttttttaaccttaaaattaGTTCTCTTTGTATTTGTCTAATCATTATTCAGTAGAGCAACACAAAAGGACCCTTGTGCAAACTGCTGAGTAGAGTCTAACAGGATATTTTTAATAGTTGAATCACTTTTGGTTATTTtggtataaatattttcatttgttggTTTTCAGTATATTCTTAGTGAAAATTTGTTGTTTCGATCCtcctaaacaaaatatatattttctatatgaagaaacattttaaaataattgtaaagttaaataaaaatcattGTAAAATATTACCAGGGGATGTACAGTATGAATGCTGTTGACACTTTATGAGATCACATGACTTCATATTATTGTTACAAGGTGTAATTGAGTGCAAAAAAGACCCAAAGCCTCAACAAAACTTGAGGCAAACGGAAGTGTTACTATGTCGTTGAAATAAAGACGTTTTATAATTTTACACACCTGTGATTTCACTCTCGTGCGACTTGAATTCTGGTTGTGGCTGCATAATGCTGTCTTTAATCTACTTTTGTCTGCTTCTGGGCTGCTGATCCCCAGTCGGGGTTCCAGAGAGAGCTCCTGCTTCATGGCCTTTGCCGACGGTGAACAGCTCCGCTCCCGGCACCCACCCTGGGGCCAGTGTGGGGCCGCCCTTGAGCGAGGCCTTTTCCTCAGGGACTCTCCTGTGACCTGTGGCTCTGACGAAGGGCTCAGTTGAGAAGCGGCTCCATCCCGTGCTTTCGCATGCTTCCAGGTGCCGACATTTGGACTGTTTCAAAGAGGATGATGGGAACTTCAAATAAACACTGTTTCTGCATCCCGTCCTAAAGCAGGGGACAATGGGACTGACCAGTTCTATCCACTTACGCCACGTGCATAGGAAACCAGGAGGCCTGCTAGACCATCAGGTCCAAGGGCCTCCACAGACTTGCAAGTCGGTGTCTCTAACTTTAGCAAAGCTCTGCTCGGACTGGAATACACTCTGAAGCAGCCCTCCTTCCTACCTTTCAAGGCCTCTGGGGAAGTGATTCAAGAGCCGAACTCCATGATGAGCTCATAAAAACCTTTTAAagtctttcctctgtttctcatGTTATTCAACAGCACATTTAAGGGCCTTGCAATACACTTCCCATCCCTCAGCAGTCTCAGCTGTTCACTCCTGCATTTAATCAATGAACATGTAGGTCACCTCCTATATAGAAGGCGCTGGGAGCAAGCACATAGGACCAGCCTCTAGGGGGAGCAGGAGCTGAGAATTGCAAAGGGGAGCAAAAGAGAAGACAAGGATTCTAAAGGGTCAAACGATTCTTGATCATCTAAGAGCCTTCATTATGAACATCAGTGACTCTGCTCCGAGGACGAGATGATATTACTTCACCCAGTAATTAATGTGCAGGTGAAGGCCCCTGAATTACCAAGAAATGGTTGCCTCTGGTGTATTTGGTGTTGGAAGGTGTGGGAGTCAtgaattggccaaaaagttcacttgaGTTTTTCtataccatcttatggaaaaacccgaatgaactttttgcccAACCTAATATATAAGGCAGTTTGGGAAAGATCGCAATGTCAAATGAATCAGActcaaaaaagaatcaaaaggttACCTGCCAAACACATCCCCAGAGTAACCTGGACTGCTGAGGTTTCACTATAATAAGGACAGAGAAAAACATGGATCACTGATTCTTTAAATCAAAAAGCGGGGATATTTTTCAGCCTCAAACCAGAACATAGTGGCTATGTGTAAAATGTTAATCTTCCTTTCAAAGTATAAATAAGTATAattatgagtttattttaaaagatagagaAAGGTACTGAGAATTTTGAATTATAGGCTATTTTATCACATACACAGGTTGGGAAGcagtaaaatttttgaaaagaatgttTAAGAATTACTTTCTGTAACATTGAGTATTTCTAGTTAAAGGAAAACCTAATGACCTGAGCATTTAAATTTCCACTGTCACTGTGAGCCTGGAATGCTGCTTCTGGGAGTTTAGACAGTTTAGGGTTCCTGTTTTCTGTTAATAGATCCCTTTCCTAGGCGTCCCCTTTGTGCAACATGCCAGCATGACCATCGAAACGAGGACACAGCAGTAAGACTCATTCCAAGTGTTGGAtccaaaaggaaaggaaggggtgTTTGTGAGTGTGCTACATTCGGAATATGTACTTATTCCGTGTGATGGTCTTACATAGGGAAAACTATCAGGAGAAAAACCCCTTTCACCCTTTCTGCCCCTCTTACTTCAAAGACGTGCGTATTTTTCAAGACATGAAAGGCTTCAGCTgttcaactgaactgaaacagcgGCTGGTGCGAGGAATCTGTACAGACCTCTTTGGCCCCATaagcaggagaaaaaaagaatcgcCTTCAGCAGCCTGTCCTGTCCCAGTTCTCCCTGTTTTAGGAAGGAGGGGTGATCCTAGCGTGGGAGGCTAGGCCTGGGCAAGATGGAAACTGACCACATGGATTAAGATCAAACTAAGTCAGTGcaagaaggaagcagagaggacCACACACAGTGGACTTCTCGAGACCTGTCTTATGATCATTATCTTCGCAAATATGGGGGGAGATCACTTTTCTCTGCAGGGGGGCGAGGAGGCTTAAGGATGGGAGAAATTAACCTAAGGATGAAAATTATTCTTCTGAGTGTGTATCATTATAAGTAAGCTATTTACCTTTTCTGTGCCTCACTGTACTGTCTGAAATTGGGGTTAGAACCTGCCTTTTAGAGTGGCGATGAGGATTAGATCCAAGTAAAGCAGTAAAGAGAGGCGTGGTTGTTGCTGGTGGTCGACCGTGCTGCAGCCGGGACAGACGGAGTCACAGCACTCGGGgcccccagggcagggctgggggcctggtgcTTGCTTGCTGCCGCCCGGACTGCATGCATGGTCTGCCACTTTGTTCCCTGTTTCACAGGCCTCTAAAGTTCACACCAGAGAGTGTGTTGGGATTTAATATATCGGGTGAGTGGGCCAAAAATCTCGTTTGCATTTTTCCATTCAATCTTATGGAAAACCCCaagcgaactttttggccaacccaatataaaaaccagatttttttaaaaggtaaactgTTGACACTGTTactaaaataactttaatttccaATTGCTTTTAACTTCCTAATATAAAGGAAAACTCAGTCTGAGACTTTGTGACTTAGTTTTCTTAAATGCTCATCCTTTGGGTGTCACAGACCAGTGATGAGTAGGATTGTTTAGTGAGCATAGGTTTGCGACACTCTTGCTGAGTATCACAGTGATTACCAGTCAGGCCTCACTATTCACTTGACAAGTTAGACTTGTTGATTTTTAAAGCTGTAAAAAAGtggtactcatttttttttttttattgaagtgtagttgagttacaatactatgttagttccacatgtataacatatatgaaaacatagttcagtatttttataggttACACTTTATTTCCTGACCTATACAGTATATCCTTTAGCCTTTTTATACCTGGTATTTCGTACCTGTTCATCTTCTCCATCTtgctcctttcccttccctttccccagtGATAAccacctgtgagtctgtttccctcttgttaaattcatttgttttattcttcagATCCCATGTATGTGATAACACAcagtttgtctttctttgactacagtgctcattttctttatatcaggcaattttgcttctttctcttctccagtttcCTTAAACTATCTAGTTTTAATCTTCTCCAATTCTGCTTTAAAATTTCtcacatttctctttatttttcatgtttccacTGTAAGACTAAAGGTCACATTACCCTTGTTTTTTTTATTGCTAGCaatattattacatttttaacagtttttactTGCTATTTGAAAACttctaatagaaaaaataataataaaattgtaaatGGACCCATGAACCTCAAATCCCTTTCTGTTATATTCAGTGTTTCTTACGCCTGTGTTATTGTATATAGGAGTATATACAGGATGAAGTGAAAAGTGATATTGCATACGAGAgccaggtttttaatttttttaaatttttgtttcagtGTTGGGTGCATTTATGGAAAGGACAAAAGATCTGTCAGAAGCAATTTGTATGTCAATTAAAACAGAACTCAGAAGGATGATAAATGTATCTTACACGCAacattttctgctttcatttatttggttGTTATGCCTTTCAAAATAGCAACTTAGGATGTTGGGAAGAGAATTGAGAAAGCATATAATTTGGATTAGAATGAGGATAGAtgacttttcaaaaatgaaaacaaaggtgTGTTTTTATGAATTATTTCCGTTTCACACATCTAATCCAATCTGGGCAGTGTGAGTGCACTGCCCCTCGGGAAGAGGAGCCTCAGGCCAGGAGGCGGTCTGACTCAGACAGCCGGGTTTAGGCAAACAGTGAGCGCAGTGGTCGGGGGGCCTCAGGAAAGCTGTTGGGCTGGGGTCCTCATCGGTAGAGGGGCAGTGAGGCGGCAGTGCCTCCCCTGGGGCTTCGTGGGCGGCGGTGCGAGTCGCCGGGGCGCACCACGTCACACACTGGCATCCATCATCAGCTCGTCCTGATTTTGCCTGGAAAAACTGGTGTAGGGTGCTGCCCCTGAAACCCGCCCCAGTCTTCGTTGCCCCCTCTGTACTCTGGAGACTGTATTCCTCGATGCCCCTTCACAGAGACATTGGGGAGATTTCTGGgtgcttcagttcagctcagttgctcagtcgtgtccgacttcgcgaccccacggattgcagcacgccaggtttccctgtcctccaccgtctcctggagcttgctccaactctgGGTGCTTACGTACATGCAGACTTCTGTGTCTGGGGGGAGGAATGGCGGAAACCTGAGCTGTGACTTCGTCCACCCGCAAAAGAAGAGCAGCGCCTTACAAGTGGGTTAGCCGGTGTGTTATCAGCACACTTAGGGGCCATAAACAACTCTGATGTGGGTGCGTCTTTGAGAGAAATGAAGAAGATACACACGTCTGGGGTAGAAACTCGGAAAGTCAAGGCTGATGAAAATACTGGTTATATCTGGTCATGATTCTCGGTGTGTTTGTAATACCTTGCTAATGATGTTAAACCGTGAAGCCTGTGAGATCTTGTGTTGCAGTGTGGTTTGGCCTTAGAGCTCTTGCATGCTAACCCAAAGTAGAAGATTAGCCTGCTTGCATGCAGCCGGATACTGCCCTACGAGACAAGCATGTGTGGGAGGTTGACGCGGCTCAGCCCTCCCTTGGCTGAATTCCTCCCCATCCTGTCTGTGGCCTCATTCACTGTGGTACGTGCGTAATACCCTCATCATCAGTTTCACTAACCCCAGTGCTCATTCTGCGGTTTAGCCACCTGCTGAAAGGGGCATTCACTGAGTCTCCTAAACCTGttatctttctgatttctttagaTATTAGGTTGAAAAAGCTTGTTGACGAACGGGAATGCTTATTGGAACAggtaacaatctttttttttaattactttttgagTTCTGGAATGGGGCACCTAAAACCGGGATCCTTCCCACTCTAGCTTCTTGCTTCATCAGGAAACCCCTGATACATCATGCCTGAAAATAATTATCAAGCCAGCCAGTATTCTTAATGTTTTTATCCAAGTAAGACATCAGAAGTCATACTAGACTTATGGGACATGTGTCCCAAAGATTCAAGGCCATGTTCTGAATTTGGCACACTTTACATGAATTCCTGATTAAATAAGAGATTTGGGTAGAAGACCTTGAATAAACATTGAGAGGCAAGGGTGTTTCTGAAACATTCCAACACCCTTCCTCTTCTACCTGCTCATAAAGGTCAgttctgaggcttccctggtggtccagtggttaagaatccaccttccaatgcagggggtgcactATCAATCCCGGGTTGGGGAATTAAGGTCCCATATTCAAAAATCTTTTCAGGTCAGTTTTGTAATCTCTCAGTGATCAGCACCCCTCTCCGGCAGGTATTTCCTGCTTATAGCTGATCCAAGTTATTTTCACTGCTGTTTACCTACCTTGATCTCTTCTGCCTCAAGAAATCCTACACAGTAGTATGCCTTGGTCTTTTTCATAGTGggatagtgaaagtcactcagtcatgtccaactctttgtggccccatggactatacagtccatgagattctccaggccagaatactggagtgggtagcctttcccttctccaggggaatctttccaacccagggatcaaaaccaggtctcccacattccaggcagattctttgacagctgagctaccagggaagccctttttcatATGCAAGGTAGTATTATTAAGAAATTATTCCACAATCACTTTCTAAGGAAAATCGACTCTTCTCATTTTTCCCTCGTAAGCCTAATCAACGGTATCTGCCTCACTTTTTTCAAGTTTTGAAGATTTCTCTCAAAATTGGGTAAACCACTAAATGTGGTGAGAGGACTCTCTTGAAGTGTCTGTGATCTTCTGTAAACCTGTGTCCGTGGTAATTCTGTACTTGCTTTCAAAGCAGTGTGCACCGATGGTCTGTATCAATGTTCTGTTCTGCCCCTGTCAGTGGCGGTGGGGAGGACTTCCAAAAAGTCCACAGAGATTGGAGGCTAACAGGACCAGGGCTGGGAGACTCCCCATTGCACAACAGAAAAttccacacacaacacacacacacatggctgtTAATTGCAATCCCAACTACTCTAGGTGTCTCTCAGAGGGAAGAAAGCCATGTAGAGGTCAACCCCTTGAAGGTTGCAGGCAAACCTGCAACCTGATGGGGTTCTGTTGGGGACAGTGCTTCTGTGCCTGGAAGGTTCCTGGTGGCATAGCTGTCTTTTTAGTGAATAAAGCAAACAGAATTGTATACAGATTTACGAACTTGTAGAttaatacttgggcttccctggtggctcagctgataaagaatctgcctgccaaagcaggagatgcaggttcgatccctggattgggaagatcccctggagtaggaaatggcaatctgctccagtattcttgcctgggaagtcccatggacagaggagcctggtgggctatagtccaaaatgtcgaaaagagtcggacatgactgagtgcacatgcATACATAGATAAACACTAAAACCATTTTATGGAAAAATCTTCTGAACTCAAGAGGTATTTCAACCTTAGAGATAATTTTTCACCCAGAGTTACAAAATAATGCATGCCTGATACTGTGAATATAGTCTCATTTTCATCCATTATACTATTACTCTCAAAGAAGAGTGCTCACTGGTGGAAggtttttcatttatgtattatttgggtTTGTTTCTTGACAAACAAATCAAAAGAGAGACACTCCCCATCTTCCCAGTGGGTTGTAACATTTTACTGTATTTCTCTCCTTCTTTATGTAACCCTTCACCTTAGAGAATCACGAAATGATGGCAGGACAACATCAGATTGTACTTGTGGGGCATGGGGTTTGACTTGACATGCTCCTTCCTTTCTGATAGGCTCTAGTCTcatttaaaatagagaaattaataTACTTTATTGGTGGATATTTTCAGATTAAGAAACTCAAGGGGCAGCTGGAAGAGAGACAGAAGAATATCAGATTAGACACTCTGCACCCGGAAGATGGTGTCTTACAAAATGGGACGGACGTGCACGTGATGGATCTACAGAGTAAATGTCAATCCTCATGTAGAAGGAATCCCTTAGCTGTGTGCGGTTTTTATTGTACTGGTGCAGGCGGAGAAAACTATCATGGCAAGGAGTGGCCAGTGTTCCCCCATGTCCTCCCAGAAGCCCTTGAGTacagaagcagaaagctgtttcttTGTGGGCTAGGACAAGGAAGAGCAGTGGGCAGGACAAGCATGTTTCTGTCTGAGCCTAGGAAACAGAACAGGTGCCCCAGAATGAGCACCAGGGTACCACCAGATGACTTGCTGCTAGAAACCACATTTGCTCTGCTGGATACAGTCTTCGGATCTGCTGACTGTATGGGGGAAGTCAGAAGGTATTTTTCCATGCCAGTAaactgagtaggaaatggcaatctgctccagtattcttgcctgggaaaccccatggacagaggagcctggcgggctaaagtccaaagtgttgcaaagagtcagacgtgactaagcacgcatgctTAGTTTAGATAAACACTAAAACTATTTATGGAAAAATCTCCTGAACTCAAGAGGAATTTCAACcttaaagataatttttcacCCAGAGTTACAAAATAATGCATGCCTGATACTGTGAATATAtcagtgaagagctgactctttggaaaagaccgaggtgctgggaaagattgaggccaggaggaaaaggggatgacagagggtgaggtggttagatagcatcactgactcaatagacatgagcctgagcaaactccaggagatactgaaggacagggaagaatggagggctgcagtccacgaggttgcaaagtcggacgtgacttagcggctgaacaacagcaacaacaaaactagAAAGAGGCTTAAAGGGATAAAAGCATGCCCCgtctctctgcctcctcccccttcccccaccatttctttgtcttctttgctCTAAGGTGCGCTCCCTGCGAGGTGAGAGCGCCTCCTCAGTTGTGGGGCCACAACAGGCAAGATTACAAGGTTAAGGGCTTGGTTCCCAGTAACtattgttttaacattttaaaagcccCAAGAGCTTAacaaattttccttctctttcaaccTTTAGGGGATGCCAACAGACAGATCAGCGACCTCAAATTTAAACTTGCAAAATCTGAGCAAGAGATAACTGCATTAGAACAAAATGTACGTGCACACTTTTAAGCAATCACGGGCAGCCCAGCCGATGATTAACTGAAATTTTATATGCTAGAAAGAACTCACCCTTCAAAGGCTGAGgacagaaagaggcagagaattTTAGAGCCAAAAAAACATCCAAAGGAGGATAAACAAGGCAGCAAGACTCTCCAAGCATTTCCCACAAGGAGAGAACATAGAGAGGGAAAGGTCATTGCTAGGATCTGGGCTGTTATAGGGCCGTCCCTATGGCTCCAACTGTAAAAAGTcagcctgcagtgtggagaccccggtttgatccctgggtcgggaagaacccctggagaaggaaatggcaacccactccagtattcttgcctggaaaatcccatggatggaggagcctggcgggctacagcccatggggtcacaaagtgggaCACTTATAATCAATGTCAAtcctttatagggcttccctggtaactcagaagtaaagaatccacctgccaatgcaggagatgtgggtttgatcccagggtcacggcaatcccctggagaaggaactggcaacccactcctgtattcttgcctgagaaatcccaaggtcagagaagcctggtgggct is a window of Muntiacus reevesi chromosome 1, mMunRee1.1, whole genome shotgun sequence DNA encoding:
- the LRRFIP1 gene encoding leucine-rich repeat flightless-interacting protein 1 isoform X34, which produces MTNPAAAQNQEIDCLSPEAQRLAEARLAAKRAARAEAREIRMKELERQQKEIYQVQKKYYGLDTKWGDIEQWMEDSERYSHRSRRNTSASDEDERMSVGSRGSLRVEERPEKDFTEKGSRSLPGLSAATLASLGGTSSRRGSGDTSISIDTEASIREIKELNELKDQIQDVEGKYMQGLKEMKDSLAEVEEKYKKAMVSNAQLDNEKTNFMYQVDTLKDMLLELEEQLAESRRQYEEKSKEFEREKHAHSILQFQFAEVKEALKQREEMLEKHGIILNSEIATNGEMPDTLNSIALQTSTKMTKEELNALQATGDGTLGRANEVEVKNEMVEHEGKREILQNSEQRQHKEDPGENCVDTEVLHPGDNAEDQKTSEDSAPAPGTLVRSENEEQVQSQILENSVSFPADTQQVESSEVINSELVGEIPDPGIGRGSGNALDIENQREECAEEQEKGKQEDLKTNLGEMSTKPCQESAPPQISEAERESSADPSKQSGSPTKAEPEAGLTGLGEQGGSTASGPLSGSEDPGSHHETCLVDALEGPDPSAGQDVEEELASQEVAEPREAPAQSTEAGGENEGEEDEGRNSREVKPTELGGQTSPRSPEAESSPQEVTDPRVEDAESEPLDAKDPNEENDQQGEALDLSQKKTKSKKKKNKKKKSLAPAEIKDVQRELTFQNPDLSEVKEEQGKVTNEKPVVDAQNEVSKTPKQNSVAEGSENSDGPENPEIELDGKLNQDDAAVNTKADGDTLDFEDNLIQSSGTSNKELDEGAVKDEAEEDGRAPSGPPGPENIEVPSCALLEDGSPAKDTNHASQTEGTEGHVMSESLDQTGREFSDSAHLENDGLAATDEAGDFNSESKEEKTGGTGKGRSKEDCTMS
- the LRRFIP1 gene encoding leucine-rich repeat flightless-interacting protein 1 isoform X35, coding for MTNPAAAQNQEIDCLSPEAQRLAEARLAAKRAARAEAREIRMKELERQQKEIYQVQKKYYGLDTKWGDIEQWMEDSERYSHRSRRNTSASDEDERMSVGSRGSLRVEERPEKDFTEKGSRSLPGLSAATLASLGGTSSRRGSGDTSISIDTEASIREIKDSLAEVEEKYKKAMVSNAQLDNEKTNFMYQVDTLKDMLLELEEQLAESRRQYEEKSKEFEREKHAHSILQFQFAEVKEALKQREEMLEKHGIILNSEIATNGEMPDTLNSIALQTSTKMTKEELNALQATGDGTLGRANEVEVKNEMVEHEGKREILQNSEQRQHKEDPGENCVDTEVLHPGDNAEDQKTSEDSAPAPGTLVRSENEEQVQSQILENSVSFPADTQQVESSEVINSELVGEIPDPGIGRGSGNALDIENQREECAEEQEKGKQEDLKTNLGEMSTKPCQESAPPQISEAERESSADPSKQSGSPTKAEPEAGLTGLGEQGGSTASGPLSGSEDPGSHHETCLVDALEGPDPSAGQDVEEELASQEVAEPREAPAQSTEAGGENEGEEDEGRNSREVKPTELGGQTSPRSPEAESSPQEVTDPRVEDAESEPLDAKDPNEENDQQGEALDLSQKKTKSKKKKNKKKKSLAPAEIKDVQRELTFQNPDLSEVKEEQGKVTNEKPVVDAQNEVSKTPKQNSVAEGSENSDGPENPEIELDGKLNQDDAAVNTKADGDTLDFEDNLIQSSGTSNKELDEGAVKDEAEEDGRAPSGPPGPENIEVPSCALLEDGSPAKDTNHASQTEGTEGHVMSESLDQTGREFSDSAHLENDGLAATDEAGDFNSESKEEKTGGTGKGRSKEDCTMS
- the LRRFIP1 gene encoding leucine-rich repeat flightless-interacting protein 1 isoform X3; the encoded protein is MDMGTQGSGRKRLPNRERLTAEDDALNQIAREAEARLAAKRAARAEAREIRMKELERQQKEIYQVQKKYYGLDTKWGDIEQWMEDSERYSHRSRRNTSASDEDERMSVGSRGSLRTNGYDGDLYGSQSLSRRSGRNSSYSGDSRFSTLSSSREDTLGLSCSDLRLRSRGLVPKPLSAQNGNRPSYLYSAARPAGSNRAPMERKAPCPESVFLPQASVSDESSLGGARRGSACSSQALGGQASELSSHFKSSSRASSRASSARASPVVEERPEKDFTEKGSRSLPGLSAATLASLGGTSSRRGSGDTSISIDTEASIREIKELNELKDQIQDVEGKYMQGLKEMKDSLAEVEEKYKKAMVSNAQLDNEKTNFMYQVDTLKDMLLELEEQLAESRRQYEEKSKEFEREKHAHSILQFQFAEVKEALKQREEMLEEIRQLQQKQASYIREISDLQETIEWKDKKIGALERQKEFFDSVRSERDDLREEVVVLREELKKHGIILNSEIATNGEMPDTLNSIALQTSTKMTKEELNALQATGDGTLGRANEVEVKNEMVEHEGKREILQNSEQRQHKEDPGENCVDTEVLHPGDNAEDQKTSEDSAPAPGTLVRSENEEQVQSQILENSVSFPADTQQVESSEVINSELVGEIPDPGIGRGSGNALDIENQREECAEEQEKGKQEDLKTNLGEMSTKPCQESAPPQISEAERESSADPSKQSGSPTKAEPEAGLTGLGEQGGSTASGPLSGSEDPGSHHETCLVDALEGPDPSAGQDVEEELASQEVAEPREAPAQSTEAGGENEGEEDEGRNSREVKPTELGGQTSPRSPEAESSPQEVTDPRVEDAESEPLDAKDPNEENDQQGEALDLSQKKTKSKKKKNKKKKSLAPAEIKDVQRELTFQNPDLSEVKEEQGKVTNEKPVVDAQNEVSKTPKQNSVAEGSENSDGPENPEIELDGKLNQDDAAVNTKADGDTLDFEDNLIQSSGTSNKELDEGAVKDEAEEDGRAPSGPPGPENIEVPSCALLEDGSPAKDTNHASQTEGTEGHVMSESLDQTGREFSDSAHLENDGLAATDEAGDFNSESKEEKTGGTGKGRSKEDCTMS